The sequence TTCTACGGCATCGCCTGCCTGCTCTATCTCATCCTCGCGCTTCTCTCCTCCATCGGGATCGGCTTCATCGATCGCTGGTCGCGCAAGTCGGAGGCACGCCGATGAGCCATATCAAGGAACTTCTTCCGCCGCGCCCGGCACCGGCCATTGCCGACAAGCCGCTCAACATATCGCGCATCGTCGGCATCGCCGTCATCACGCTCTGGCTATTGCTCGCCGCCGGGTTGATCTTCGCCATGATCGAAGGTTGGGACTGGGCGAAATTCGAACGTTACGGCCCGCGTTATATAGACGGCCTCATCACCACCATCACGCTGGTCGGCAGTTCGATCATTCTCGGCGCCATTCTTTCGGTGCCGATCGCCTTTGCCCGCATGTCGCAAAATCGCGTCCTCGGCGCGCTGGCCTATGCCTATGTCTACGTCTTCCGCAGCACGCCGCTTCTGGCCCAGCTTTTCCTGATCTATTACGGCCTCGGCAGCTTCCGCCCGCAACTGGAAGCCGTGGGTCTGTGGTGGTTCTTCCGTGAAGCCTGGTATTGCGGCCTGCTGTCGCTGACCCTCAACACCGCCGCCTATCAGGCCGAAATCCTGCGCGGCGCGATCCGCAGCGTGCCGCTCGGCCAGCATGAGGGCGCCGCCTCGCTCGGCATTTCGAAATTCATCACCTTCCGCAAGGTCATCCTGCCGCAGGCGCTGATCGTCGCGCTGCGCCCCTATGGCAACGAGATCATCCTGATGATCAAGGGTTCGGCGGTGGTCTCCATCGTCACGGTCTTCGATCTGATGGGCCAGACCCGCTACGCCTTTTCCCGCACATTCGACTATCAGGCCTATCTCTGGGCCGCGATCTTCTACCTGACGATCGTCGAAACGCTGCGGCATGTCTGGGCATGGCTGGAAGCCCGCCTGACACGCCACCTCAAGCGTTAATCAAAAAGCTGGCAGCACTCATCAACGAAGGCTGCCAACAATTTGAAAAATATAACAAATTTGTGACGCATCCATGACTTTGGCAAGGTTGGATTAACCCTGCCGTGTTCCCATCTCAGATACAGCGGCAATGCTGTGATCGGCAATCATGGAAACGGGAACCGCCGTCATGAACAAGGACATGGAAATGATGCTGAGAGGCTACGGCCTCACCACCGCCCAGATATTCTATCACCTGCCGGACCACCCGCTGGTTCTGCAGACCTATGTCTGGCAAGACTACGATCTGGCCCCGGACTTCCCCGAAATGCACGGCTTCCTCAAATTCTGGCAGGAAAAGCTGGACGGTCCTTTGCACTCCGTCCGCTACGTGCACCGGCAGGTCATCTCGGCGCAGGAATGGCGCGCGCTCAAAGGGGAGTTCATCATCCACTGAGCTGCCACGCCACATAAACATTGCGCCCGTCCCCGATGCGGCTTACAGCAAACCTCAACTGAAGACGCTGACGGATAAGGCACGATGACGAAGAACCAGAAAATCGACGAAGAGGCGCTTGCCGAGGCCTATAACCGCGCGCTCGCGCTTGAAAAAGCCGGCGATGTGGACGCGGCGGTGAAGGCCTATGAAGAGGTTCTGGCCATCGATCCGGACGATCACGGCGGCGCGGCCGTGCGCATCGCCGCCATGGGCCGCGGCGAGACCCCGCCGAAAGCGCCGGACGCCTATGTCGAAACCCTGTTCGACCAGCACGCCGAAGCCTTCGAGGATATCCTTGTCGAACAGCTCGGTTATGCCGTGCCGATGATGGTGCGCCAGCGGCTGCAGACGCTGAAACTCGGTCCCTTCAAGCGCCTGCTCGACCTTGGCTGCGGCACCGGTCTCACCGGCGAAGCGCTGCGCGATATGGCCGACGATATCACCGGCATCGATATTTCCGAAAACATGGTCGAGATCGCCCATGAGAAGGACCTCTACGAAACGCTCTACGTCGCCGAAGCCGAGGATTTTCTCGAGGACAATGACGACGAACCCTTCGACATCATCACCGCAACCGATGTGCTGCCTTATCTCGGCGCGCTGGAACCGCTGTTTTTCGGCGCCGCCGAAAACCTCAATGCCGGCGGCCTGCTGATCTTCTCATCGGAAACCCTGCCCGAAGCGACCATGGCCGGACGCCCATACATGGTCGGCCCGCATCAGCGTTTCGCCCATGCAGAAACCTATGTTCGCGAAAGACTGGCCGCGACCGGTTTCGAGGTTCTCGAAGTGACCGACATCAATGTGCGCATGCAGGACGGCAATCCGACACCCGGCCACCTGGTGATTGCCAAGCTCAAGGGCTGATGCGACATAGGAGGCTTGTGCCCTCGACGTTTCGGCAGTTTTCTTCTCCCCGACGGGGAGAAGAAACAAGCGGGACATGCTCGCCCTGCGTTTAAGGAACATTGCTGAATCAACCTCTCAGCAACACCCGCCAGCAGATTGAAGAGACTCATCTTTCCCGCCCTCTCAACTCGCCTTCGGCCGCCAGACGATATCCGCCACGTTGAGTTTCTTCGGCACGATCTTCAGATCGTAGAACTCATCGGCAAGCGCCTGCTGATAGGCGATGGCCTCATCCTGAACCAGCGAGACCCGCCCGAGATCGGCTCCGGGGCGCGTCAGCGAGACCTTGATGACATCTTCCGGGACGCCGGTGATGGCCGCCAGTGATTTCGCGGTATCGTCAACAGTCGACTGCGCCCTCGCCCCGACATTCGCCAGTTCCTTGAGGATCAGCGGCACGAGATCCGGATTGGCCTCCACGAAATCGCCATTGGCAAGGAAATAGCTCCAGGGATCGACGATGCCTTCGGCGGTCGAAAGAACCCGCGTCGTCGGCTCCTTTTCCGCCACGGCGAAATAGGGATCCCAGATCGACCAGGCATCGATACTACCGCTGCGGAAGGCGGCGGCCGCATCCGGTGGGGCAAGATCGACGGGCGTGATGTCGTTCAACGTCAGCCCCGCCTTTCGAAGCGCCTTGACGGTGACATTATGGGCGCTGGAACCACGCTTGAAGGCGACCTTCCTGCCCTTCAAATCCTCCAGCGTTTTCAGCGGTGAGTTCTTCTGCACGAGGATTGCCGATCCGCCGGCCGCCGCCTTGTAGGTGCCGACATAACGCAGATTGCCACCGGCCGCCTGCGCAAAAAGCGGCGGCACATCGCCGGTCGGACCGATGTCCAGCGCGCCGGCGCCCAGCGCCTCGAGAAGTGGCGGACCGGAAGAAAACTCCGACCATTTGACCTCGATGCCTCGATCCTTGAGGAGCGCTTCGAGCGCACCCTGGCTTTTTGCGAGCGCGATCACGCCATTCTTCTGCCAGCCGATCCGCAATGTGGTTGTCGCAGCACCTGCCCGCCTTACATGCGGCAAAAATACCGCGCCCGCCGCCCCCGCAATCAGTCCCAATGTTCCGCGTCGTGTGAGCATATGGATATCCCTCGCTGTTGCCATGTTTCGACATCAAAAGCGTAGATATTCGAGAGATTTTATCAAAATCCCGCTTTGCGCGAAGGCGACGCGAAGAGAACTGGATATGCAAATTTACCCCTGCTGGCGGAATAAGATTGTCGCGCCGCATGAAACCGCCCTGACCGCGCCCGCCACGGCGGGAAGCAGGTGGCGGGCCCGTCTGCTCGCACAACCTCGGTCCCAAACGAAAAATGCCCTCCCCGGCAGCGGAAAGGGCATTGCTCAAAGGCATGATGGGGCGGGGATCACTCCTCGCCGGACTTCGGATTATCCAGCAGCATGTAATCGAGCGGCAGTTCCGTCGTATATTTGATCTGCTCCATCGCGAAGGCGGAGGACACATCGCGAATTTCGATCTTGGCGATCATCCGCTTGTAGAAAGCGTCATAGGCCGCAATGTCAGGCACGACGACGCGCAGCAGATAATCGACATCACCACTCATGCGGTAAAATTCGACGACTTCCGGAAATTCGGACACCACCTCGGAGAAACGCTTCAGCCACTCGATGGAATGGGAGGCGGTGCGGATGGAGACGAAAACCGTGACCTTGGTGTTGACCTTGCCCGGATCAAGCAACGCCACGCGCCGGCGGATGACGCCGTCCTCCTCCATCTTCTGGATACGCCGCCAACAGGGCGTGGTGGAAAGGCCGACCTTTTTCGCCA comes from Rhizobium rhizogenes and encodes:
- a CDS encoding ABC transporter permease, with the protein product MSHIKELLPPRPAPAIADKPLNISRIVGIAVITLWLLLAAGLIFAMIEGWDWAKFERYGPRYIDGLITTITLVGSSIILGAILSVPIAFARMSQNRVLGALAYAYVYVFRSTPLLAQLFLIYYGLGSFRPQLEAVGLWWFFREAWYCGLLSLTLNTAAYQAEILRGAIRSVPLGQHEGAASLGISKFITFRKVILPQALIVALRPYGNEIILMIKGSAVVSIVTVFDLMGQTRYAFSRTFDYQAYLWAAIFYLTIVETLRHVWAWLEARLTRHLKR
- a CDS encoding usg protein; the protein is MNKDMEMMLRGYGLTTAQIFYHLPDHPLVLQTYVWQDYDLAPDFPEMHGFLKFWQEKLDGPLHSVRYVHRQVISAQEWRALKGEFIIH
- a CDS encoding class I SAM-dependent methyltransferase, whose protein sequence is MTKNQKIDEEALAEAYNRALALEKAGDVDAAVKAYEEVLAIDPDDHGGAAVRIAAMGRGETPPKAPDAYVETLFDQHAEAFEDILVEQLGYAVPMMVRQRLQTLKLGPFKRLLDLGCGTGLTGEALRDMADDITGIDISENMVEIAHEKDLYETLYVAEAEDFLEDNDDEPFDIITATDVLPYLGALEPLFFGAAENLNAGGLLIFSSETLPEATMAGRPYMVGPHQRFAHAETYVRERLAATGFEVLEVTDINVRMQDGNPTPGHLVIAKLKG
- a CDS encoding aliphatic sulfonate ABC transporter substrate-binding protein encodes the protein MLTRRGTLGLIAGAAGAVFLPHVRRAGAATTTLRIGWQKNGVIALAKSQGALEALLKDRGIEVKWSEFSSGPPLLEALGAGALDIGPTGDVPPLFAQAAGGNLRYVGTYKAAAGGSAILVQKNSPLKTLEDLKGRKVAFKRGSSAHNVTVKALRKAGLTLNDITPVDLAPPDAAAAFRSGSIDAWSIWDPYFAVAEKEPTTRVLSTAEGIVDPWSYFLANGDFVEANPDLVPLILKELANVGARAQSTVDDTAKSLAAITGVPEDVIKVSLTRPGADLGRVSLVQDEAIAYQQALADEFYDLKIVPKKLNVADIVWRPKAS
- a CDS encoding Lrp/AsnC family transcriptional regulator gives rise to the protein MDRLDRKILRILQEDSTLAVADLAKKVGLSTTPCWRRIQKMEEDGVIRRRVALLDPGKVNTKVTVFVSIRTASHSIEWLKRFSEVVSEFPEVVEFYRMSGDVDYLLRVVVPDIAAYDAFYKRMIAKIEIRDVSSAFAMEQIKYTTELPLDYMLLDNPKSGEE